One Gammaproteobacteria bacterium genomic region harbors:
- a CDS encoding transposase, with protein sequence MDLLFFLACLAPCLNATTLRRLARVVAALLTMTGRVTMLGISRWTEAGGSYRTVQRFFNTLIPWEKVQWHLIRRHLMRVPCVILLTADEVVTPKAGRHTHGIGRFFSSIYGKPLPSLCHLCLSLTSVNDRVSYPVMTLPVIPPEKPPTAPSRPTVKRGRGRPKGSRNQVRTEVELTAFQRFLRDAIQALQVLVGADLPLLYFVYDGALGHNAGVQLVRHCGLHLISKLRHDSALYFPYEGLQSGRGPRKKYGARLDYGQLPEHFRKFSVVEDNLRTDIYQMSLRHKKFTELLNVVIIIKTNLKTLKSAHVLLFSSDLALAWNELMDYYSLRFQIEFNFRDAKQFWGLDDFMSVNERPAINAANLAFFMVNVSHLLRRQTKFVGMSIIDLKAWFRAGKYVRETLKWLPQIPEPISIDAIVRQVASLGRVNLPEPVV encoded by the coding sequence ATGGACCTTTTATTTTTTCTGGCGTGTTTGGCTCCTTGCCTCAACGCTACCACTTTGCGCCGTCTAGCCCGTGTAGTGGCCGCGCTTCTGACCATGACGGGGCGGGTCACCATGCTGGGTATTTCACGCTGGACGGAAGCCGGCGGCAGTTATCGCACGGTCCAGCGTTTCTTCAACACCCTGATACCGTGGGAAAAAGTACAGTGGCACCTCATCCGTCGCCACCTGATGCGAGTTCCCTGCGTGATATTGCTCACCGCAGACGAAGTGGTGACACCCAAGGCGGGCCGCCATACCCATGGGATAGGCCGGTTCTTCTCCTCCATTTACGGTAAGCCGCTTCCCAGCCTATGCCATTTGTGCCTCTCGCTGACCTCGGTCAACGACCGTGTGTCCTATCCCGTGATGACGCTACCGGTAATCCCTCCGGAAAAACCTCCGACGGCTCCATCCCGGCCAACCGTCAAACGGGGACGCGGCCGCCCCAAGGGGAGCCGCAACCAAGTCCGCACTGAAGTAGAACTGACGGCATTCCAGCGATTCTTACGGGACGCGATCCAAGCCCTGCAGGTTTTGGTCGGCGCCGACCTCCCGCTGCTCTACTTCGTCTATGACGGGGCTCTCGGCCACAACGCCGGGGTCCAATTGGTCCGACACTGTGGTCTCCATCTCATTTCCAAGCTACGCCACGATTCCGCGCTTTATTTCCCCTACGAGGGTCTTCAATCCGGCCGGGGACCACGCAAAAAGTATGGCGCTCGCCTCGACTACGGCCAGCTTCCCGAGCATTTCCGTAAATTCTCCGTGGTCGAAGACAACCTCCGTACCGACATCTACCAGATGAGCTTGCGCCACAAGAAATTCACGGAACTGCTCAACGTCGTCATCATCATCAAAACGAACCTAAAAACCCTCAAGTCTGCCCATGTTCTACTCTTCAGTTCCGATCTCGCCCTCGCCTGGAATGAGCTGATGGACTATTACTCGCTTCGCTTCCAAATCGAGTTCAACTTTCGTGACGCCAAGCAGTTCTGGGGGCTCGACGACTTCATGTCCGTCAACGAACGCCCTGCCATCAATGCTGCCAACCTTGCCTTCTTCATGGTCAATGTTTCGCATCTCTTGAGGCGACAAACCAAGTTCGTCGGCATGAGCATCATTGACCTCAAGGCTTGGTTCCGCGCGGGAAAGTATGTCCGCGAAACTTTAAAATGGCTTCCGCAAATCCCTGAGCCAATTTCCATTGACGCCATCGTCAGGCAGGTGGCCTCTCTTGGCCGCGTTAACTTGCCAGAGCCCGTAGTTTAA
- a CDS encoding Response regulator produces the protein MQILVVDDDQLAAAMTSAILEENGHETMEAENAIVALEMLAAHDTLEVVVADLNMPLLSGIEFFQEMRLQGFKLPFILLTGDDPEDLANQTKDMTACLMKDEHLEEKLPKLLLAMDSAR, from the coding sequence ATGCAGATTTTGGTGGTTGATGATGATCAATTGGCTGCGGCCATGACCTCGGCCATTCTTGAGGAGAATGGCCATGAAACTATGGAGGCCGAGAATGCCATTGTTGCCCTGGAAATGTTAGCGGCCCACGACACGCTCGAGGTGGTAGTTGCCGATCTAAATATGCCGTTGCTGTCGGGGATCGAATTTTTCCAGGAGATGAGGCTCCAAGGATTCAAGCTACCGTTCATCCTCTTGACCGGGGATGATCCCGAGGATTTGGCTAATCAAACCAAGGATATGACCGCCTGCTTAATGAAGGATGAACATCTCGAAGAGAAACTACCCAAACTGCTCCTTGCTATGGACTCCGCACGCTAA
- a CDS encoding two-component system, chemotaxis family, sensor histidine kinase and response regulator WspE, with product MGLDLKKFINRFIDETHDHIQAMLAGLADLEKNPTTGESLNAVFRSAHTIKGSARMLKLAGITETAHCMEDLLDALRNDSITFSTELFHLLYRGVDAVSTLVDHLAAEGRCPPQDELICNLLSQAASSASQTTTSAAPLATPLAPPSAPPQPPPPASSPQPEKDVDPPLVPPPSSATAKSRLNRAESVRIRVDKLEELVKLMGEVFFSHARLERHWQEIRILTHRARSDEAPSPAVRRDQAEQLHHAVQALGADISKQGLLMTELSQKTLLMRMLPTGLLFESSARLVREVARSLGKEAECTVKGTEIELDRQVIDRLSDPLVHLLRNALDHGIEPPAQRLAAGKPARGRIEISARQEGRSVVVSIQDDGRGLDRKRILAKATQKGILTAEQAAALPDDKLIDLIFLPGFSTSSLITDVSGRGVGMDVVKKTIVDDLQGEITLASQPGSGTTFELRLPLSLAMMRVMLCQVSYYYFGFIAQGVRELIRVTPAEVHYVSGRKTIILDNEFIPIVPLIELLDIPVVRSEELSPDKGWLVVVIRNGQDKLGLQIERLIDEQDMVIKPLPEHMQKLPLISGLVITAANEVVSILHVPSLLAKARTLRNAQMDREMVADHANGHHILVVDDSLSTREIEKDVLEIHGYRVTLAEDGLDGWKKAMAGTFDAILTDVEMPILDGFSLITRLRQEERYQHTPIVIMTSRAQESDKQRGIQVGANAYIVKGDFEQGSLLDTLHNLL from the coding sequence ATGGGGTTGGACCTAAAGAAGTTTATTAATCGCTTTATTGACGAGACTCACGATCATATTCAGGCGATGCTCGCGGGTTTGGCCGATTTGGAAAAAAATCCTACCACTGGCGAATCTCTCAACGCCGTTTTCCGTTCTGCACATACCATCAAAGGATCGGCACGGATGCTGAAACTGGCGGGGATTACTGAAACTGCCCACTGCATGGAAGATCTCTTGGATGCCCTGCGCAACGACAGCATTACCTTCAGCACCGAACTCTTTCACCTGCTTTATCGAGGCGTGGATGCTGTTTCCACCCTGGTAGACCACTTGGCGGCAGAGGGTCGCTGCCCTCCCCAGGATGAGTTGATCTGCAACCTCCTGAGCCAGGCAGCCAGCAGTGCCTCGCAAACGACGACTTCAGCCGCTCCACTAGCGACCCCATTAGCCCCACCGTCGGCTCCCCCTCAGCCGCCGCCTCCTGCTTCCTCCCCACAACCCGAGAAGGACGTAGATCCCCCCCTGGTGCCTCCTCCATCGTCTGCAACGGCCAAATCCCGCTTGAATCGAGCGGAATCGGTGCGTATTCGCGTCGATAAACTGGAGGAACTGGTCAAACTCATGGGGGAGGTCTTCTTCAGTCATGCCCGCCTGGAGCGACATTGGCAGGAGATCCGTATCCTGACCCACCGAGCACGAAGCGACGAGGCGCCTTCTCCCGCCGTGCGACGCGACCAAGCCGAGCAATTGCACCACGCGGTCCAGGCCCTGGGTGCCGACATCTCCAAGCAAGGATTGCTCATGACCGAATTGAGCCAAAAAACGCTCCTCATGCGGATGCTGCCCACCGGATTGCTCTTTGAATCCTCGGCTCGTTTGGTCAGAGAGGTAGCCCGCTCCCTAGGTAAGGAGGCAGAATGTACGGTTAAGGGGACCGAGATCGAGTTGGACCGTCAGGTGATCGACCGACTCAGCGACCCTTTGGTACACCTCTTGCGCAACGCCTTGGACCATGGTATCGAACCTCCCGCCCAACGTCTTGCCGCTGGAAAACCCGCACGGGGGCGTATTGAGATCAGTGCCCGCCAAGAGGGGCGGAGTGTGGTGGTTTCCATTCAAGACGACGGTCGTGGCCTCGACCGAAAAAGGATTCTCGCCAAGGCCACCCAAAAGGGGATCTTGACTGCGGAACAGGCCGCAGCCCTCCCAGATGACAAACTCATCGATCTCATTTTTCTACCGGGATTCAGTACCAGCTCGCTCATTACGGATGTCTCAGGCCGAGGAGTGGGAATGGATGTTGTCAAGAAAACAATCGTCGATGATCTACAAGGTGAGATTACCCTAGCCAGTCAACCGGGCAGCGGTACTACCTTTGAATTACGCCTGCCGTTGTCTCTGGCAATGATGCGGGTAATGCTCTGCCAGGTGAGTTATTACTATTTCGGGTTCATTGCGCAAGGTGTTCGCGAATTAATCCGCGTCACACCCGCCGAGGTTCATTACGTATCTGGGCGAAAAACAATCATCCTGGATAATGAGTTTATTCCTATCGTCCCATTGATCGAGCTTCTGGATATCCCAGTGGTCCGTTCCGAAGAATTATCGCCCGACAAGGGTTGGCTCGTTGTCGTCATTAGGAACGGCCAAGACAAACTAGGACTACAGATCGAACGGTTGATCGATGAACAGGATATGGTCATCAAACCGCTCCCCGAACATATGCAAAAGCTGCCCTTGATCAGTGGCCTGGTGATTACCGCGGCCAACGAAGTGGTCAGTATTCTACACGTGCCCTCCTTATTGGCTAAGGCTCGCACGCTACGCAACGCACAAATGGATCGGGAAATGGTCGCCGATCATGCGAATGGTCATCATATCTTGGTAGTGGATGATTCCCTGAGCACCCGCGAGATCGAAAAAGATGTGCTGGAAATTCACGGTTATCGAGTTACTTTGGCGGAGGATGGTCTGGACGGTTGGAAAAAAGCCATGGCGGGTACTTTTGACGCGATTCTTACCGACGTGGAAATGCCGATCCTTGATGGTTTCTCGCTCATTACTAGACTCCGCCAGGAAGAGCGCTACCAACATACCCCTATCGTCATCATGACCTCTCGGGCCCAGGAATCGGACAAGCAACGCGGCATTCAGGTTGGGGCCAATGCCTATATCGTCAAAGGAGACTTTGAACAAGGGAGCCTACTGGACACCTTGCACAATCTGCTTTGA
- a CDS encoding chemotaxis protein methyltransferase CheR yields MDKNMGSLALDADRVFSNLAPFKEFIHQRCGLTFEHMGDGLLIKALSQRMAILGITGDCPEVGASYLARLQRDESEFHYFTSLITINETYFFREPEQIRLVIDTLLPRLLTNRPANKPIRIFSVGCSTGEEPYSIALALHEKFGDTGTNRFQIIAGDLDQQALGKAREGRYSTFSFRNALDERYRRYFKSGENGLLQLIQTIQNQVQFCYFNLLTDPYPIECHYQDIIFFRNVSLYFDRNTRKILLSRLADLLNQPGYLFVGTSETLSSDFGRLYLQGENNAYYFTNTPQPDLNADGSSTIGHNLRASQAKVPPLPSLPTTQYPATPTRAITTLLTPSLLMPGLPRINQATAFLPVPDPAPQAPTHKGAIAPPPDFQKLLILVREKRYDQALAAIQKGLAHQPNDYHLRHLKAYLHFHRRQLEEAEQEVKKVLEEQPWSLDAFLLLGKIYHYANRTKEAIYWFQKALYVQSGCWEAHYYLADIYLLTGQPEQAAREYRLVLKQMTSTNANDSETSFFPLAVPLTEVGALCKHHLATLPVW; encoded by the coding sequence ATGGATAAAAATATGGGTTCCCTCGCACTAGATGCGGATCGAGTATTCTCAAATCTCGCCCCCTTCAAAGAATTCATCCATCAACGCTGTGGCTTAACCTTCGAGCATATGGGTGATGGCCTTCTCATTAAGGCCCTGAGTCAACGTATGGCAATTCTCGGCATCACCGGGGATTGTCCCGAGGTTGGTGCTAGCTATCTAGCTCGCCTCCAACGCGATGAGAGTGAGTTTCACTATTTCACCAGCCTAATTACTATTAACGAAACTTATTTCTTTCGTGAACCAGAACAGATCCGCTTGGTGATTGATACGTTGCTGCCACGTTTATTAACTAACCGTCCCGCCAATAAGCCAATCCGCATCTTCAGTGTGGGCTGCTCCACTGGTGAGGAGCCTTATTCAATCGCCTTAGCCCTGCATGAGAAATTCGGAGATACTGGAACTAACCGATTCCAGATCATCGCTGGTGATCTCGACCAACAGGCTCTGGGCAAGGCTCGTGAAGGTCGTTATTCTACCTTTTCCTTTCGCAACGCATTGGATGAGCGTTATCGGCGTTATTTCAAGTCAGGAGAGAACGGACTGCTTCAATTAATCCAAACGATCCAGAACCAAGTACAATTTTGTTACTTTAATCTCCTTACCGACCCCTATCCAATAGAGTGCCACTATCAGGACATTATCTTCTTCAGAAATGTATCCCTCTATTTTGATCGAAACACCCGGAAAATCCTCTTGTCTCGACTAGCAGACCTTCTAAATCAGCCTGGTTATCTCTTTGTTGGCACCAGCGAAACGCTCTCAAGTGATTTCGGAAGATTGTACCTACAAGGGGAAAACAATGCCTACTATTTCACCAATACCCCCCAGCCAGACCTAAATGCAGATGGATCTTCTACGATTGGCCACAATCTGCGCGCGTCTCAGGCCAAAGTACCTCCGCTACCTTCGCTCCCCACGACGCAATACCCGGCGACTCCCACGAGGGCTATTACTACTCTCCTCACCCCATCCCTGCTCATGCCGGGCCTTCCGAGGATCAACCAGGCTACGGCCTTTCTTCCCGTGCCAGATCCCGCGCCGCAAGCCCCAACCCACAAAGGGGCCATCGCTCCGCCCCCAGATTTCCAAAAATTGCTGATCTTGGTGCGGGAAAAACGTTACGATCAGGCCCTAGCGGCCATCCAGAAAGGTCTCGCACATCAACCAAATGACTACCACCTGCGTCACCTCAAGGCCTACCTCCACTTTCATCGTCGCCAATTAGAAGAGGCCGAACAAGAGGTCAAAAAAGTTCTGGAAGAGCAACCCTGGTCGTTGGATGCGTTTCTCTTGTTAGGTAAGATCTACCACTATGCCAATCGTACGAAAGAGGCCATCTACTGGTTTCAGAAAGCGCTCTATGTACAATCCGGGTGTTGGGAAGCGCACTATTATTTAGCCGATATCTATCTCCTCACTGGACAACCGGAACAAGCCGCACGGGAATATCGTCTGGTTCTCAAACAAATGACTAGTACCAATGCTAACGATAGCGAAACGTCGTTCTTTCCCCTGGCGGTACCGCTAACCGAGGTGGGTGCTTTGTGCAAACACCATCTGGCAACCCTCCCTGTTTGGTAG
- a CDS encoding methyl-accepting chemotaxis protein, translating to MIRLLSRWSVTTTMRVISALSLVTFLVIIGMNYRAIGQVHAISSEISQTTQHHKDLWHTIALCNARAESFRYALLHTQDAAINDQVHQVLSLLNRTATDIQDQESQAVRDKATEYGRLFDALTHAFEKKREKVHLFQQQREALETLVYETNDTAIEEAIVDLKPGEVLYLWNPTQERAKSIEVLLDRLDRDVSGRKNENKIQQSSRIYRDTLYILIEVETEVKRLGEKLGATALEVERIVSTAVSKAHKNSDEAINRSELLATQAQNNALLWTLLGILIPIALTFLFDRSFSSRIQSLVDNLRQVAEGNLSTRINAIGNDEISALAHATNEMRTQLGKLVTRVETTAVNIYTSASEISMTMDSQAATTTQMSVSVTEIGSTMEELSASSTEIAEHSKSVVDIAYQAWETGKKGSESMQTVVEKMNDIKNDNQHSFQDIVELSNKSKEIGRIMEIIDVVADQTKLIAFNAALEASSAGEAGRRFGVVAAEIRRLADSVSESTTEIARKVSEIQEAIHRMVITSEKGALIIQTGINEVGVTANRFTELLDAVQHTNNAAQQISLSTQQQKIASNQVVVALREIVSASANTAQSVERISQVSRGMVGLSTELKGLVGQFQLTREDSGHANV from the coding sequence ATGATTCGCCTATTGTCTCGCTGGAGTGTTACAACTACCATGCGGGTGATTTCCGCGCTCTCTCTGGTCACCTTTCTGGTGATTATTGGTATGAATTACCGCGCCATTGGCCAGGTACATGCCATTAGCAGCGAGATAAGTCAAACAACTCAACACCACAAGGATTTGTGGCATACTATTGCTCTCTGCAATGCCCGCGCCGAGTCGTTTCGTTACGCATTGCTTCATACACAAGATGCGGCCATTAACGACCAGGTACACCAGGTCTTAAGCCTTCTGAATAGAACGGCTACAGATATTCAGGATCAAGAATCGCAGGCGGTTAGAGATAAGGCCACAGAATATGGTCGCCTGTTCGATGCCTTAACCCATGCCTTCGAGAAAAAACGGGAAAAGGTACATCTGTTTCAACAACAGCGTGAGGCGCTTGAGACTCTGGTCTACGAAACTAACGATACCGCCATCGAAGAGGCGATTGTTGATCTAAAACCGGGCGAGGTTCTGTATCTCTGGAATCCAACCCAAGAACGAGCTAAATCGATTGAGGTACTTCTCGACCGATTGGATCGAGATGTGAGCGGTCGGAAAAACGAAAACAAGATCCAACAATCCAGCAGAATCTACCGCGATACGTTGTATATCCTGATCGAAGTAGAGACCGAGGTAAAACGATTAGGAGAAAAACTAGGCGCAACAGCCCTTGAGGTAGAAAGAATTGTTTCTACTGCCGTATCTAAGGCCCATAAAAACTCTGACGAGGCCATCAATCGCAGTGAATTGCTGGCCACCCAGGCGCAGAACAATGCCCTGTTATGGACCCTATTGGGTATCCTCATCCCAATTGCACTTACTTTTCTCTTCGATCGTAGCTTTAGTTCTCGGATTCAATCCCTGGTCGATAATCTCCGCCAAGTCGCAGAGGGTAATCTATCTACCCGTATCAACGCCATCGGCAACGATGAGATCTCTGCACTTGCCCATGCCACTAATGAAATGCGCACCCAATTGGGTAAATTGGTAACGCGAGTCGAGACTACCGCTGTAAACATCTATACCTCCGCTAGCGAAATATCCATGACCATGGATAGTCAGGCCGCCACCACAACCCAGATGTCCGTCTCGGTTACGGAGATTGGCTCCACCATGGAGGAGTTGTCTGCCTCTTCAACTGAGATTGCCGAACATTCCAAATCGGTGGTGGATATTGCCTACCAGGCTTGGGAAACGGGTAAGAAGGGATCTGAGTCTATGCAGACAGTCGTTGAGAAAATGAACGACATTAAGAATGACAATCAACACAGCTTCCAGGACATTGTTGAGTTAAGTAATAAATCCAAGGAAATTGGCCGCATCATGGAAATCATCGACGTAGTGGCGGACCAAACCAAGCTAATTGCCTTCAATGCAGCCTTGGAGGCATCCAGCGCGGGTGAAGCGGGGCGCCGTTTTGGGGTCGTCGCAGCAGAGATTCGTCGTCTGGCTGATAGCGTTTCCGAGTCTACCACCGAGATTGCCCGAAAAGTAAGCGAAATTCAGGAGGCCATCCACCGCATGGTGATTACCTCAGAAAAGGGCGCACTAATCATCCAAACCGGAATAAACGAGGTTGGCGTTACCGCCAATCGATTTACCGAATTGCTCGATGCCGTACAGCATACTAACAACGCTGCCCAACAGATCTCCCTTTCTACGCAACAACAAAAGATTGCCAGTAATCAAGTGGTAGTGGCCCTACGGGAAATCGTCAGCGCCAGCGCTAATACTGCCCAATCGGTAGAACGCATCTCCCAGGTATCTCGAGGGATGGTCGGTCTCTCTACTGAGCTTAAAGGTCTGGTGGGTCAATTCCAGCTTACCCGAGAAGACTCTGGCCACGCCAACGTTTAG
- the hldE gene encoding D-beta-D-heptose 7-phosphate kinase / D-beta-D-heptose 1-phosphate adenylyltransferase, whose product MSWLTAGLFDTDISLALALSFPMHILFDDYDAVSAVLQRNFTGYQLLVAGDLMLDRYLWGEVGRISPEAPVPVVRLLRQSENPGGAANVALNLRGLGLLVTIVGLVGTDAEGTRLTALLAADGIDTSGVVSFPERPTSCKTRVIGEHQQMLRIDVEDISPLATEITAALTERLQSLLAQKPAALILSDYGKGVLAPILCQATIAAGRAVGIPVLVDPKGRDYTRYRGATLLSPNRAELALATGVPSRDLDALLAAGERLRAELELRYLLVTLGDQGMTLLDGAAPIHIPAVAQEVYDVSGAGDTVIATTAAGLVAGLPIQDALRLANLAAGVVIGKVGTTPIAAAELAAALFNDHARFQSEKVCTLPTLLAQIAHWRTRGERIVFTNGCFDLLHAGHVTYLERARHAGHRLIVGLNTDRSVRALKGETRPVIHEDDRARVLAALAVVDAVILFDDDTPLTLIRAIRPDVLAKGADYREDQVVGASEVKSQGGCIYLVPLAEGHSSSNIMKRIRAVDDRQ is encoded by the coding sequence TTGAGTTGGTTAACTGCGGGTCTTTTTGATACAGATATCTCCCTCGCCCTTGCCTTATCGTTTCCCATGCACATCTTATTTGATGACTACGATGCTGTGAGCGCCGTGCTCCAGCGCAATTTCACCGGCTACCAATTGTTGGTGGCTGGGGACTTGATGCTCGATCGTTATCTTTGGGGGGAGGTTGGACGTATTTCCCCGGAGGCCCCGGTACCGGTAGTACGTTTGCTGCGGCAGTCGGAGAATCCGGGCGGTGCGGCCAATGTGGCCCTTAACCTGCGAGGCTTGGGATTGCTGGTAACGATTGTAGGTCTGGTGGGTACTGATGCGGAGGGGACACGCCTGACCGCGCTGCTCGCTGCCGACGGCATTGATACCAGCGGTGTCGTTTCCTTTCCCGAACGCCCGACTTCCTGCAAGACCCGGGTTATCGGTGAGCATCAGCAGATGCTGCGTATCGATGTGGAGGATATTTCTCCCCTCGCTACGGAGATTACGGCAGCCCTGACGGAGCGTCTGCAATCATTGCTTGCCCAGAAACCTGCTGCGCTAATTCTATCCGACTATGGTAAAGGGGTACTTGCCCCGATTCTGTGTCAGGCTACGATTGCAGCCGGACGGGCAGTGGGTATTCCAGTGTTGGTGGATCCCAAGGGACGGGACTACACCCGCTATCGTGGCGCCACGCTGCTTTCCCCTAACCGTGCCGAGCTGGCTTTAGCTACCGGTGTACCGTCCCGAGATCTTGATGCTCTATTGGCTGCCGGGGAACGGCTGCGCGCTGAATTGGAACTGCGTTATCTATTGGTCACCCTGGGCGACCAAGGGATGACCCTATTGGATGGTGCTGCCCCTATTCATATACCTGCCGTTGCCCAGGAAGTCTACGACGTTTCCGGGGCTGGTGATACCGTAATCGCTACCACTGCTGCTGGCCTTGTCGCGGGACTTCCTATACAGGACGCCTTGCGCTTGGCCAATCTCGCCGCTGGTGTCGTAATTGGCAAGGTAGGTACTACTCCGATCGCTGCCGCCGAATTGGCTGCGGCTCTTTTTAATGACCATGCGCGCTTTCAATCCGAAAAGGTCTGCACTCTCCCAACATTATTGGCTCAGATTGCGCACTGGCGCACCCGTGGTGAACGTATTGTGTTTACGAACGGTTGTTTTGATCTGCTTCACGCCGGTCATGTAACCTATCTGGAACGAGCACGTCACGCGGGTCATCGCTTGATAGTAGGACTCAATACCGATCGTTCGGTGCGCGCACTTAAAGGCGAGACCCGCCCGGTGATTCATGAAGATGACCGTGCTCGAGTCCTCGCGGCCTTGGCCGTAGTCGATGCCGTAATTTTGTTTGACGACGATACCCCGCTTACGCTAATTCGTGCGATACGTCCTGACGTACTTGCTAAAGGTGCGGATTACCGTGAAGACCAAGTGGTGGGAGCTTCAGAAGTAAAATCCCAAGGAGGTTGCATCTACCTTGTTCCTTTGGCTGAGGGGCATAGCTCCAGTAATATCATGAAACGCATCCGTGCCGTTGATGATAGGCAATAG
- a CDS encoding Beta-lactamase family protein: protein MKLQVLGCSGGIGNGRRTTSLLVNEKLLIDAGTGVGDLSLDAMNMIRHIFFTHSHLDHVTCMPFLADTVFSRHETHVELCGLSETLDAIRIHVLNGIIWPDFTAIPPDYPLLHYRRPLQRGETVQVNDLKVTVIPVNHSVPGVGYLVDDGSRAFAFSGDTTSNQTFWDALNAHPHLDLIIVEVGFPDEMLSLAKISGHYTASLLAKDLSRLRHRVPIYISHMKSGMEEQIMKECRIHMSGYNLTPLTDGMTFDLS from the coding sequence ATGAAATTGCAAGTTCTGGGATGTAGTGGGGGGATTGGCAACGGTCGACGCACCACCTCCCTGTTGGTGAATGAAAAGCTTTTGATTGATGCCGGGACTGGAGTTGGTGACCTGTCGTTGGATGCTATGAATATGATCCGACACATATTTTTTACACACTCACACCTGGACCATGTGACATGTATGCCGTTTTTGGCGGATACGGTCTTTTCTCGTCACGAGACCCATGTGGAACTCTGTGGCCTGTCCGAGACCCTAGACGCGATCCGCATCCACGTCCTCAATGGGATCATCTGGCCCGATTTTACTGCGATTCCACCCGACTATCCGTTGTTGCACTACCGTCGTCCCCTTCAACGGGGAGAGACGGTCCAGGTGAATGACCTGAAGGTAACCGTGATCCCGGTGAACCACTCTGTACCTGGTGTTGGCTACTTGGTGGACGATGGCAGTCGCGCCTTCGCCTTCAGCGGCGATACTACCAGCAATCAGACCTTCTGGGACGCCCTCAATGCGCACCCGCATTTGGATCTAATCATCGTTGAGGTTGGGTTTCCCGATGAGATGTTATCGCTTGCCAAAATCAGTGGGCACTATACCGCCTCATTGCTCGCCAAAGACCTATCTCGCCTGCGTCATCGCGTCCCGATCTACATCTCCCACATGAAATCCGGTATGGAAGAGCAAATCATGAAAGAATGCAGGATCCACATGTCGGGCTACAATCTGACCCCTCTGACCGATGGCATGACCTTCGACCTTTCATAA
- a CDS encoding conserved hypothetical protein (Evidence 4 : Unknown function but conserved in other organisms): protein MITEKAVLERLRLCIPLNTFSQENFQRLCGEVSVEEFPARTQLFSIGDEDTLSIYLLSGELEILSNDGSRTTIQGGKENTRYALANLKPRRYNGIAHTLIRVVRMDSRLVDKLMVWESASRDTGGGFVVDELDTDNGDNTWVMKLLQKKMFLDLPGAHIQEVLNRMEEVVVGTGETIIRQGDPGDYYYVICEGRCRVTRMSADSAQPLTLAELTVGDGFGEEALVSRNPRNATVTMLTNGRLMRLSSNHFAELLEQPVLRWVSPKEAAQAAKEGAMLLDVRTAQEYTNSKIRGSINIPLQQLREGTGKLRPNSRCICYCDTGERSSAAVFLLRERGYDASVMRGGLSHLMDLFRERRIRSTEGT from the coding sequence ATGATTACCGAGAAAGCTGTCCTGGAAAGACTGCGCCTCTGCATCCCCTTGAACACTTTTAGCCAGGAAAACTTCCAGCGCCTGTGTGGTGAGGTCTCGGTGGAAGAGTTCCCGGCCAGGACACAACTATTCAGTATCGGTGATGAGGATACGTTGTCCATCTATCTCCTCTCTGGTGAGTTGGAGATACTTTCCAACGATGGTAGCCGAACGACAATCCAAGGCGGCAAGGAAAACACCCGCTACGCCCTGGCAAACCTCAAACCACGTCGTTACAACGGCATCGCACATACCCTCATCCGAGTAGTGCGGATGGACAGTCGCCTGGTGGACAAACTGATGGTTTGGGAGAGTGCTAGCCGAGATACGGGAGGTGGCTTCGTGGTGGACGAACTCGACACCGATAACGGAGACAACACTTGGGTAATGAAGCTCCTCCAAAAGAAGATGTTCCTGGACCTGCCTGGTGCTCACATCCAGGAGGTGCTCAATCGTATGGAGGAGGTAGTGGTAGGTACCGGTGAAACTATCATTCGTCAAGGAGATCCCGGGGATTACTACTACGTAATATGTGAAGGTCGTTGCCGGGTGACTCGCATGAGCGCTGATTCCGCACAACCCCTGACGTTGGCGGAGCTAACCGTGGGAGACGGTTTCGGCGAGGAGGCCCTGGTCTCACGTAATCCCCGCAATGCCACAGTGACCATGTTGACCAATGGGCGTTTGATGCGTCTGTCCAGTAACCATTTCGCGGAACTATTGGAACAACCCGTACTGCGTTGGGTATCGCCCAAAGAGGCCGCCCAGGCCGCCAAAGAAGGGGCAATGCTGTTAGATGTACGCACCGCCCAAGAATATACGAACAGCAAGATTCGGGGAAGTATCAATATTCCCCTCCAACAGCTGCGTGAGGGTACCGGTAAATTGAGGCCCAACAGTCGTTGTATCTGTTACTGTGATACCGGTGAGCGCAGTTCGGCGGCAGTATTCCTACTCCGCGAACGCGGCTACGATGCCAGCGTCATGCGCGGGGGACTTTCCCATCTTATGGATCTATTTCGCGAACGGCGCATCCGTTCGACCGAGGGCACCTAA